The following are encoded together in the Paenibacillus antri genome:
- a CDS encoding DUF423 domain-containing protein: protein MVTRTWVAAGAVSAFLSVAIGAFGAHGLQLEDYYADIYDTGVQYHMLHAVGMLLVGLLGGSLRRPKLLSWAGWAFVLGTALFSGSLYALSVTEISWLGAITPLGGVAFLTGWACVLSAALASRK from the coding sequence ATGGTGACGAGAACATGGGTGGCGGCGGGAGCCGTCAGCGCATTCCTCAGCGTGGCGATCGGCGCTTTCGGCGCGCACGGGCTGCAGCTCGAGGATTATTACGCGGACATTTACGATACGGGAGTTCAATATCACATGCTGCATGCGGTCGGGATGCTGCTCGTCGGCCTCTTGGGCGGCTCGCTTCGCCGTCCGAAGCTGCTGTCGTGGGCGGGCTGGGCGTTCGTCTTGGGAACGGCGTTGTTTTCCGGCAGTTTATATGCGCTCAGCGTTACGGAAATTTCGTGGCTCGGCGCGATTACGCCGCTCGGGGGCGTTGCGTTTTTGACCGGTTGGGCATGCGTGCTGAGCGCCGCCTTGGCCTCGAGGAAGTAA
- a CDS encoding response regulator translates to MARILVVDDAAFMRVLIRDALESRGHEVVGEAANGEDAVRKFALLKPDVVTMDITLRESHGFHGLQRIRAIEPGAKVIMCSALGRRGLVMEAMASGASDFLIKPFHAERVVQAVEAQL, encoded by the coding sequence TTGGCGAGAATTTTGGTCGTGGACGACGCGGCGTTCATGCGGGTGTTGATCCGAGACGCCTTGGAATCGAGAGGTCACGAGGTGGTCGGGGAGGCGGCGAACGGGGAGGACGCCGTGCGGAAGTTCGCGCTTCTGAAGCCCGACGTCGTCACGATGGATATTACGTTGCGGGAGTCGCACGGCTTCCACGGGCTGCAGCGCATTCGGGCCATCGAGCCCGGGGCTAAGGTGATTATGTGCAGCGCGTTAGGACGGCGCGGGTTGGTCATGGAAGCGATGGCGTCGGGCGCATCGGACTTCCTGATCAAGCCGTTCCACGCGGAGCGGGTCGTGCAGGCGGTGGAGGCGCAGTTATAA
- the yhbH gene encoding sporulation protein YhbH — protein sequence MTEPLFIVSREDWSLHRKGYEDQSRHQQRVKDALKRNLSDIVSDESIVLSDGRKQVRVPIKSLDEFRFRYNFSKSKHVGQGDGDSQVGDVLGRDPQPAQQPGKGEGAGDKPGEDVYEADVDMEELENVLFEDWELPDLKRKEKQIVQTEDTRFTDVRKKGMMSNIDRKRTLLENLRRNATRGVHGFGGISPDDLRFKTWETIRKPESSALIIAMMDTSGSMGSFEKYCARSFFFWMTRFLRRKYEHVEIVFIAHHTEAREVTEEEFFTKGESGGTICSSAYQKAIELIDARYPPSQYNIYPFHFSDGDNLTSDNERCVKLIRELLTRCNLFGYGEVNQYNRSSTLMSAYRNINEPGFLYSIIKEKGEVHKALRHFFGKKETVGG from the coding sequence ATGACGGAGCCGTTGTTTATCGTATCCCGGGAGGATTGGTCGCTGCATCGCAAAGGGTACGAGGACCAATCGCGACACCAGCAGCGCGTGAAGGACGCGTTGAAGCGCAATCTGTCGGATATCGTCTCGGACGAGAGCATCGTGCTGTCGGACGGACGCAAGCAAGTGCGCGTTCCGATCAAGAGCCTCGACGAGTTCCGATTCCGCTACAACTTCAGCAAGAGCAAGCACGTCGGTCAAGGCGACGGCGACAGCCAGGTCGGCGACGTGCTCGGCCGCGACCCGCAGCCCGCGCAGCAGCCGGGCAAAGGCGAAGGCGCCGGCGACAAGCCCGGCGAGGACGTGTACGAAGCAGACGTCGACATGGAAGAGTTGGAGAACGTCCTGTTCGAGGACTGGGAGCTGCCCGACCTGAAGCGCAAGGAGAAGCAAATCGTGCAGACCGAGGATACGCGCTTCACCGACGTTCGCAAGAAGGGCATGATGTCGAACATCGACCGTAAGCGCACGCTGCTCGAAAACCTGAGGCGCAACGCGACGCGCGGCGTTCACGGCTTCGGCGGCATCTCGCCCGACGATCTCCGCTTCAAGACGTGGGAGACGATTCGAAAGCCCGAATCGAGCGCCCTCATCATCGCCATGATGGACACGAGCGGCTCGATGGGATCGTTCGAGAAATATTGCGCGCGGAGCTTCTTCTTCTGGATGACTCGCTTCCTGCGGCGCAAATACGAGCACGTGGAGATCGTGTTCATCGCGCACCACACCGAGGCGAGAGAAGTGACCGAAGAGGAATTTTTCACGAAGGGCGAGAGCGGAGGCACGATCTGTTCCTCCGCGTACCAGAAGGCGATCGAACTGATCGACGCGCGGTACCCGCCGTCGCAGTACAACATCTACCCGTTCCACTTCTCCGACGGCGACAATCTGACGAGCGATAACGAGCGCTGCGTCAAGCTTATCCGCGAGCTGCTCACGCGCTGCAACCTGTTCGGCTATGGCGAGGTGAACCAATACAACCGCAGCAGCACGCTCATGTCCGCGTATCGCAACATTAACGAGCCCGGCTTTCTGTACAGCATCATTAAGGAAAAGGGCGAAGTGCATAAGGCGCTCAGACACTTTTTCGGTAAAAAGGAGACCGTGGGGGGGTAA
- a CDS encoding SpoVR family protein, with protein MLAEEQKQLEAAIEEITDIARNFGLDFYPMRYEICPADIIYTFGAYGMPTRFSHWSFGKSFHRMKTHYDLGLSKIYELVINSNPCYAFLLDGNSLIQNKLIVAHVLGHCDFFKNNVRFSRTNRDMVESMAATAERIRGYEIEYGTEAVERFLDAVLGIQEHIDPSLTRQARPGEARKGDGKPQVEAPDPYGDLWELDEEARAAAAAEAEPEKTRFPVEPEKDILWFIEQYARGMPAWQRDILTVMREEMLYFWPQIETKIMNEGWASYWHTRILRELDLTPEETIEYSKLNSSVVVPSRHQLNPYYLGYKIFEDIEKRFGRDYMFEVRELNSDQSFLRNYLTKELVEDLDLYVFEKRGQEWLITDKTWERVRDQLVASRVNGGFPVIRVLDGDYIQNGELYLKHEYDGVELDIKYMERTLPYVNQLWGRTVHLETIVEDKKIVFTYDGKKHHRRFI; from the coding sequence ATGCTTGCGGAGGAACAAAAACAACTGGAAGCCGCCATCGAGGAAATTACGGACATCGCGCGAAACTTCGGGCTAGACTTCTACCCGATGCGATACGAAATTTGTCCCGCCGACATCATCTATACGTTCGGGGCGTACGGCATGCCGACGCGGTTCAGCCACTGGAGCTTCGGCAAGAGCTTCCATCGAATGAAGACGCACTACGACCTGGGATTGTCGAAAATTTACGAGCTCGTCATCAACTCGAACCCGTGTTACGCATTCCTGCTCGACGGCAACTCGCTCATTCAAAACAAGCTGATCGTCGCGCACGTGCTCGGACACTGTGACTTCTTCAAGAATAACGTTCGCTTCTCCCGCACGAACCGCGACATGGTCGAGAGCATGGCCGCGACGGCCGAACGCATCCGCGGCTACGAGATCGAATACGGCACCGAAGCGGTCGAGCGGTTCCTCGACGCCGTACTCGGCATTCAGGAGCATATCGACCCGAGCTTGACGCGGCAGGCTCGGCCCGGGGAGGCGCGCAAGGGGGACGGGAAGCCGCAGGTCGAGGCGCCCGATCCGTACGGCGATCTATGGGAGCTCGACGAGGAGGCGCGCGCCGCCGCCGCGGCCGAAGCCGAACCGGAGAAGACGCGTTTCCCCGTCGAGCCGGAGAAAGACATTCTCTGGTTTATCGAGCAGTACGCGCGCGGCATGCCGGCGTGGCAGCGCGACATCTTAACGGTTATGCGCGAGGAGATGCTGTACTTCTGGCCGCAGATCGAGACGAAGATCATGAACGAAGGCTGGGCGTCCTACTGGCACACGCGCATTCTGCGGGAGCTCGACCTAACGCCGGAGGAGACGATCGAATATTCCAAGCTGAACTCCTCCGTCGTCGTGCCGTCGCGCCACCAGCTGAACCCGTATTACTTGGGATACAAGATTTTCGAGGACATCGAGAAACGGTTCGGCCGCGACTACATGTTCGAGGTGCGGGAGCTGAATTCCGACCAATCGTTCCTGCGCAACTATCTGACGAAGGAGCTCGTGGAGGACCTCGACTTGTACGTGTTCGAGAAACGCGGACAGGAATGGCTCATCACGGATAAGACGTGGGAGCGCGTGCGCGACCAGCTCGTCGCTTCGCGCGTCAACGGCGGCTTCCCCGTCATCCGCGTCCTCGACGGCGACTACATCCAGAACGGCGAGCTGTATTTGAAGCATGAGTACGACGGCGTCGAGCTCGACATCAAGTACATGGAGCGCACGCTCCCCTACGTGAATCAGCTTTGGGGCCGCACGGTGCATCTCGAGACGATCGTCGAGGATAAGAAGATCGTGTTCACCTACGACGGCAAGAAGCATCATAGAAGGTTTATATAA
- a CDS encoding YczE/YyaS/YitT family protein: MKWIVRTLFFLFGIFCMAFGIALIIKAGLGASAWDTLFVALSQTTGLTVGTCVFIVQGVLLFLNAALVRRPPEWLSLGTVFVNSVAIDVSLLVFLEHFAPSGLVSYVSLGIGIACMAAGVAVYVPSGFPKSQIDGLMLALHARFRLGLGASRIAGEVAALGIALLLGGLIGIGTLVATMLVGPLIQAFMPFGKKALARFEAIREANHS; this comes from the coding sequence ATGAAATGGATCGTTCGAACGCTGTTCTTTCTCTTCGGCATCTTCTGCATGGCTTTCGGTATCGCGCTCATTATCAAAGCGGGTCTCGGCGCAAGCGCTTGGGATACTCTCTTCGTCGCGCTTAGCCAAACGACGGGGCTTACCGTCGGGACCTGCGTGTTTATCGTTCAGGGCGTCTTGTTGTTCCTGAACGCCGCGCTCGTCAGGCGCCCGCCCGAATGGCTTTCCCTGGGAACCGTCTTCGTCAACAGCGTCGCAATCGACGTTTCGCTGCTGGTCTTTCTCGAGCATTTCGCGCCGAGCGGCCTTGTCTCTTATGTATCGCTCGGGATCGGCATCGCGTGCATGGCGGCGGGGGTCGCCGTCTACGTTCCCAGCGGTTTCCCGAAAAGCCAAATCGACGGCTTGATGCTCGCCCTTCACGCTCGGTTCAGGCTCGGTCTCGGCGCCTCGCGCATCGCCGGCGAGGTCGCCGCGCTCGGCATCGCTCTTCTTCTCGGCGGCTTGATCGGCATCGGGACGCTCGTCGCGACGATGCTCGTCGGCCCGCTGATACAGGCGTTCATGCCGTTCGGGAAGAAGGCGCTCGCTCGGTTCGAAGCGATTCGGGAAGCAAATCATTCATAA
- a CDS encoding ATP-binding protein, which translates to MLGFESLLLDFLFIIVSVFACSFFWVDQGKWSPFGVGVFCAAGVLFCMTFPFTEFPGYIYDLRIVPLLISILYGGVRTGVWVAVALFAYRLYLGGDGIEATLFSYIPIVLLTIACLYIMKRTSREITVTVGVLLAFAAAVTVSLVSLLKMNANEPSYFYFFAVYCLLVTGCMWMSTYLIETLRDNARMRSELQRSEKMHVLGQLAATIAHEIRNPLTVTHGFIQLLRSRSKNETDLNYLTMALEELRRTETIISDYLTYSKPHTEPMGSMNVKEQIHNVASMMEAYVVSHGHAMVVQAEDALYVLAEPKTFAQALIHFIKNAVEAMNPGGRLAITAYKHKDQVVIQLEDNGCGMSEEQIRRLGNPFYSTKERGTGLGLMVSYRIIEAMRGNVSVRSEIGKGTAFTITLPSTSYE; encoded by the coding sequence ATGCTTGGCTTCGAGAGTCTCCTACTAGACTTCTTGTTTATTATCGTCAGCGTCTTCGCGTGTTCCTTCTTCTGGGTGGACCAAGGCAAGTGGTCCCCGTTCGGCGTAGGCGTCTTCTGCGCCGCGGGCGTGTTGTTCTGCATGACGTTCCCGTTCACCGAATTTCCAGGGTATATCTACGACCTCCGGATCGTTCCCCTGTTGATTTCGATCCTGTACGGCGGCGTGCGCACGGGCGTCTGGGTTGCCGTTGCGTTATTCGCCTACCGCCTCTACCTCGGAGGGGACGGCATAGAAGCGACTCTGTTTTCCTATATCCCCATTGTTCTCCTAACGATAGCATGCCTCTATATCATGAAGCGCACTTCACGGGAAATCACCGTTACCGTCGGCGTGCTGCTCGCGTTCGCCGCCGCCGTTACCGTATCCTTGGTCAGCTTACTCAAGATGAATGCGAACGAACCGAGTTATTTCTATTTCTTCGCGGTCTATTGTTTGTTGGTTACGGGCTGCATGTGGATGTCGACGTACCTGATCGAGACGTTGCGAGACAACGCTCGGATGCGCAGCGAATTGCAGCGATCGGAGAAGATGCATGTGCTCGGGCAGCTGGCGGCCACGATCGCCCATGAAATTCGCAATCCGCTGACGGTGACCCACGGATTCATTCAACTGTTGCGGTCCCGATCGAAGAACGAAACGGATTTGAACTATTTGACTATGGCGTTGGAGGAGCTGAGGCGGACCGAGACGATCATCTCCGACTACCTGACGTACTCCAAGCCGCACACGGAACCTATGGGATCGATGAACGTGAAGGAGCAGATTCACAACGTCGCGAGCATGATGGAAGCGTACGTCGTTTCCCACGGCCACGCGATGGTCGTTCAAGCGGAGGATGCATTGTATGTGCTCGCCGAACCGAAGACGTTCGCCCAAGCGCTCATTCATTTCATCAAGAACGCCGTCGAAGCGATGAACCCCGGCGGCAGGTTGGCCATCACCGCCTACAAGCACAAAGATCAAGTGGTGATCCAACTGGAGGACAACGGCTGCGGCATGTCGGAGGAGCAGATCCGCCGCCTGGGAAATCCCTTCTATTCGACGAAGGAGCGGGGGACGGGCTTGGGTTTGATGGTAAGCTACCGCATTATCGAGGCGATGAGAGGGAATGTAAGCGTGCGGAGCGAGATCGGCAAGGGCACCGCGTTTACGATAACGCTTCCTTCGACTAGTTACGAGTAG
- a CDS encoding L,D-transpeptidase family protein gives MQRRLAAALLTAVTLVLLGWTFPASAAAETEVDSLLIVNKSINELAYFKDGELVRIFPVATGKTEELTPEGTFPIVNKIKNRPYYKEKIPGGDPANPLGKRWLGLHVGNTVGTTYAIHGNNNEKSIGKYVSAGCIRMYNDDIEWLFEQLDVGTKVVVTSSEMTFEELAVKHHYEVLAPFDASLSVNGQQFPLQKPLFLYQGVTYIPLRQGFELLGGIVHWDAETGLVTSTVGDRVIVHRPGTPEATLDGEALSLGVASRNRDGTVMIPLRAMATLTGWTVHWDAAKRTIFMERLL, from the coding sequence TTGCAAAGACGTCTGGCGGCAGCGCTGCTGACGGCGGTTACGTTAGTTCTGCTCGGGTGGACGTTCCCCGCATCGGCCGCCGCCGAAACGGAGGTCGACTCCCTGCTGATCGTCAATAAATCGATAAACGAGCTGGCGTATTTCAAGGACGGCGAACTCGTGCGCATCTTCCCCGTCGCCACGGGGAAAACCGAGGAGCTGACCCCCGAAGGGACGTTCCCGATCGTCAACAAAATTAAGAATCGCCCCTATTACAAGGAGAAGATACCGGGCGGCGACCCGGCCAACCCGCTCGGGAAGCGCTGGCTCGGCTTGCATGTCGGGAATACGGTCGGCACGACGTATGCGATTCACGGCAACAATAACGAGAAATCGATCGGCAAATATGTAAGCGCCGGCTGTATTCGGATGTATAACGATGACATCGAATGGCTGTTCGAGCAGCTCGACGTCGGCACGAAGGTCGTCGTGACTTCTTCCGAGATGACGTTCGAGGAGTTGGCCGTCAAGCACCATTACGAAGTGCTGGCCCCGTTCGACGCCTCCCTCTCCGTCAATGGCCAACAGTTCCCTCTCCAGAAGCCGCTGTTCCTGTACCAAGGCGTGACGTACATCCCGCTGAGACAGGGCTTCGAGCTGCTCGGCGGCATCGTGCATTGGGACGCCGAGACCGGCCTCGTCACCTCGACCGTCGGGGACCGCGTCATCGTCCACCGGCCGGGGACGCCGGAAGCGACGCTGGACGGGGAAGCCTTGTCGCTCGGGGTCGCCTCCCGCAATCGGGACGGCACCGTCATGATTCCGCTCCGCGCCATGGCGACGTTAACCGGGTGGACCGTCCATTGGGACGCGGCGAAGCGAACGATTTTCATGGAGCGGCTGCTCTGA
- a CDS encoding amino acid ABC transporter ATP-binding protein — translation MINVMGLTKTFGKTQVLKGIDTSIAKGEVVVVIGPSGSGKSTFLRCLNLLETPTSGEIVFDGLPLTGKKTDINKLRERMGMVFQQFNLFPHLRVIDNITIAPKKLKGTTDAEARALAMRLLERIGLQHKADAYPSQLSGGQKQRIAIARALAMQPAVMLFDEPTSALDPEMVGEVLDVMRELAREGMTMVVVTHEMGFAREVGDRVVFMDGGRIVEEAEPASLFATPQHPRTKEFLSKVL, via the coding sequence GTGATTAACGTAATGGGGTTAACCAAGACGTTCGGGAAGACGCAGGTGCTCAAGGGGATCGACACGTCGATCGCCAAAGGCGAAGTCGTCGTCGTCATCGGACCGAGCGGCTCGGGCAAGAGTACGTTCCTGCGCTGCCTCAACCTGCTCGAGACGCCGACGTCGGGCGAGATCGTCTTCGACGGTCTGCCGCTGACCGGCAAGAAGACGGACATCAACAAGCTGCGGGAGCGGATGGGCATGGTGTTCCAACAATTCAATCTGTTCCCGCATCTGCGCGTCATCGACAACATTACGATCGCGCCGAAGAAGCTGAAGGGCACGACGGATGCCGAAGCGCGCGCCCTCGCGATGCGGCTGCTCGAGCGGATCGGCCTGCAGCATAAGGCGGACGCGTATCCGTCGCAGCTGTCCGGCGGACAGAAGCAACGCATCGCCATCGCCCGGGCGCTCGCCATGCAGCCGGCCGTCATGCTGTTCGACGAGCCGACGTCGGCGCTCGATCCCGAGATGGTCGGCGAGGTGCTCGACGTCATGCGGGAGCTGGCGCGGGAAGGCATGACGATGGTCGTCGTGACGCACGAGATGGGCTTCGCCCGCGAGGTAGGCGACCGCGTCGTGTTCATGGACGGCGGGCGCATCGTCGAGGAAGCGGAGCCGGCGTCGTTGTTCGCGACGCCGCAGCATCCGCGGACGAAGGAGTTCTTAAGCAAAGTGTTATAA
- a CDS encoding amino acid ABC transporter permease, whose amino-acid sequence MAQQKSVWEWIADIYSKYHTFYFDGLKYTVLLGVVSIIFGVLLGVLVALLRLSRIAPLRWIAVAYIDFLRSTPAIVQVSLIYFGGTQLFPTIPDMLGLPSVFFYGVIALSINSSAYVAEIMRAGILSVDKGQMEAARSLGMPHGLAMRNIILPQAVKNIIPALGNEFVVVVKETAVVSTIGVGELMYKAGVIRGITFRGLEPYIIVMIFYFVVVFTLSKLVGLLERRMRASD is encoded by the coding sequence ATGGCGCAACAGAAGAGCGTCTGGGAATGGATCGCCGATATTTACTCGAAGTACCATACCTTTTATTTCGATGGACTGAAGTACACGGTCCTGCTGGGCGTCGTCAGCATTATTTTCGGCGTATTGTTAGGGGTCCTTGTAGCGCTCCTGCGCTTGTCCCGCATCGCCCCGCTGCGCTGGATCGCCGTCGCATACATCGATTTCTTGCGTTCGACGCCCGCGATCGTACAGGTGTCGCTCATTTACTTCGGCGGCACGCAATTGTTTCCGACCATTCCCGATATGCTTGGACTGCCGTCGGTTTTCTTCTACGGGGTCATCGCCTTGTCGATCAACTCCTCCGCTTATGTCGCGGAAATTATGCGCGCAGGCATCTTATCGGTGGATAAAGGCCAGATGGAAGCCGCGCGATCGCTCGGCATGCCGCACGGGTTGGCGATGCGGAACATTATCCTGCCGCAGGCGGTCAAGAATATCATCCCGGCGCTCGGCAACGAATTCGTCGTCGTCGTGAAGGAAACCGCCGTCGTCTCGACGATCGGGGTCGGCGAGCTGATGTACAAGGCCGGCGTCATTCGCGGGATTACGTTCCGCGGGCTGGAACCGTACATCATCGTCATGATATTTTATTTCGTGGTCGTCTTTACGCTGTCGAAGCTGGTCGGGCTGCTCGAGAGGAGGATGAGGGCCAGTGATTAA
- a CDS encoding ABC transporter substrate-binding protein translates to MKLTQRKNNTSWFILAMVLMLAVFVSACGGGNATGDGSQGAGGVEEPPVETPAEQPSGETANALEAIKASGQLRVGTSADYPPYEFHAIVDGKDQIIGFDIEIIKEVAKDLGVELSLTDMGFDGLLTALQSGNLDMVISGMTPTPERAEAVDFSDVYYVAIQKVIVRAEDKATYTSVESLAGKKVGAQLGAIQEGIVTDQMPQSELRALSKLPDLVLDLKSGNVEALVVEEPVANAYIAANPELVLADIQLEQDEAGSAIAMPKGSAALVEAVNATLKRLADEGKIDQFVTDATNAMENTAE, encoded by the coding sequence ATGAAGCTTACACAGAGAAAGAACAACACTTCTTGGTTCATATTGGCGATGGTATTGATGCTTGCGGTATTCGTGAGCGCCTGCGGCGGAGGCAATGCGACGGGAGACGGCTCGCAAGGCGCCGGCGGCGTGGAAGAGCCGCCGGTAGAGACGCCTGCGGAGCAGCCGTCCGGCGAAACGGCGAACGCGCTCGAGGCGATCAAGGCGTCCGGCCAGCTGCGCGTCGGCACGAGCGCGGACTATCCGCCGTACGAGTTCCATGCGATCGTCGACGGGAAAGATCAGATCATCGGCTTCGACATCGAGATTATTAAAGAAGTCGCTAAGGATCTCGGCGTCGAGCTCTCGTTGACGGATATGGGCTTCGACGGTCTGCTCACGGCGCTGCAGTCCGGCAACCTCGACATGGTCATCTCCGGCATGACGCCGACGCCGGAGCGCGCGGAAGCGGTCGACTTCTCCGACGTCTACTACGTGGCGATTCAGAAGGTCATCGTTCGCGCCGAAGACAAGGCGACCTATACGAGTGTAGAATCGCTCGCGGGCAAGAAGGTCGGCGCGCAGCTCGGCGCCATCCAAGAAGGCATCGTCACGGATCAGATGCCGCAATCGGAGCTTCGCGCGCTGTCGAAGCTGCCGGACCTCGTGCTCGATCTGAAGTCGGGCAACGTCGAGGCGCTCGTCGTGGAGGAGCCGGTCGCGAACGCGTACATCGCGGCGAACCCGGAGCTCGTTCTGGCCGACATCCAGCTCGAGCAGGACGAAGCGGGCTCCGCGATCGCGATGCCGAAGGGTTCCGCGGCGCTCGTCGAAGCGGTGAACGCGACGCTGAAGCGTCTCGCGGACGAAGGAAAGATCGACCAGTTCGTCACGGACGCGACGAACGCGATGGAAAATACTGCGGAATAA
- a CDS encoding MATE family efflux transporter — translation MRYWKTILSLALPSILSFATMTASGTINLILVGKMGALVIAIVGVCNIIMYNAWALFSGLGHTINYLVAQSYGAERMDQGVMRTYIALLVSAVMGAAVFVVGLFASGPILAMMGGDAAFVAEGTPYLRLRFAAMAFSIPIFVFHGFLRGVGDTRTPMILTILGNAVMVVLTYGLAFGEFGLPTLGLAGAGWGMVAGEAVGLLGCLYVYYVRMAGRFGTRRRVRPSLSETKLIAAESGKLGLQEFAMSVSMLVFTRFVMELGTTAVAANEVALNVMSFGFMPAFAFGATATILVGQEIGRGAPELARKLGTHTALLGSLFLLALGAVEFAFAESIARWYTDDPEVYRLTAHLIQVAAFLQLFDGFYNFFGGGLRGIGDTAYLLKASVALNWLLFLPVAYLAVFVFEWGSYGAWVSLYLYMTAFGLALMLRYYRTDWSQIRLKETAGSPSN, via the coding sequence ATGCGTTATTGGAAAACGATTCTCTCCCTCGCGCTGCCGTCGATTCTCTCGTTCGCGACGATGACGGCGTCGGGCACGATCAACCTCATATTGGTCGGCAAGATGGGCGCGCTCGTCATCGCGATCGTCGGCGTGTGCAATATCATTATGTACAATGCTTGGGCTTTGTTTTCCGGGCTCGGGCACACGATCAATTATTTAGTGGCGCAGAGCTACGGCGCCGAACGGATGGACCAGGGCGTTATGCGAACGTACATCGCGCTGCTCGTTTCAGCCGTCATGGGGGCGGCGGTGTTCGTCGTCGGCTTGTTCGCGTCGGGGCCGATTCTCGCGATGATGGGCGGGGACGCGGCGTTCGTGGCGGAGGGAACGCCGTATTTGCGGCTGCGGTTCGCGGCGATGGCGTTCTCGATTCCGATCTTCGTCTTTCACGGCTTCCTGCGCGGCGTCGGCGACACCCGTACCCCGATGATCCTTACGATTCTAGGGAACGCGGTGATGGTCGTCCTGACCTACGGCCTTGCGTTCGGCGAGTTCGGCTTGCCGACCCTCGGCCTCGCCGGCGCGGGCTGGGGCATGGTCGCGGGCGAGGCGGTCGGCCTGCTCGGTTGCCTATACGTATATTACGTCCGCATGGCGGGACGCTTCGGCACGCGGCGCCGGGTGCGGCCATCGCTGTCCGAGACGAAGCTCATCGCGGCGGAGAGCGGCAAGCTCGGCTTGCAGGAATTCGCGATGAGCGTCTCGATGCTCGTCTTCACCCGGTTCGTCATGGAGCTCGGCACGACGGCGGTCGCGGCGAACGAGGTCGCGCTGAACGTCATGTCGTTCGGCTTCATGCCGGCGTTCGCGTTCGGGGCGACGGCGACGATCCTCGTCGGCCAGGAGATCGGCCGGGGGGCGCCCGAGCTCGCCCGCAAGCTCGGCACGCACACCGCGCTGCTCGGCAGCTTGTTCCTGCTTGCGCTCGGCGCCGTTGAATTCGCGTTCGCCGAGTCGATCGCGCGCTGGTATACCGACGATCCCGAGGTATATCGCTTGACGGCGCATCTGATTCAGGTCGCGGCGTTCCTGCAGCTGTTCGACGGGTTCTACAACTTCTTCGGCGGCGGTCTTCGGGGCATCGGGGACACCGCGTATTTGCTGAAGGCGTCCGTCGCGCTCAACTGGCTGCTGTTCCTGCCGGTCGCGTATTTGGCGGTGTTCGTCTTCGAGTGGGGCAGCTACGGGGCATGGGTATCGTTATATCTGTATATGACCGCGTTCGGCCTTGCGCTGATGCTTCGGTATTACCGTACCGACTGGTCGCAAATTCGGCTCAAGGAAACGGCTGGAAGCCCGTCAAATTAA
- a CDS encoding M15 family metallopeptidase — MFPRRRRLHRLLVLAIAPLFLFVLYRAAEDSLIRLSPGPVPPAPPQAEQLSAIPADAGAERLPYADERTAGELAVVVNKEHPLPAGYIPSDLVAPDIPFVFEGEHEKRLLREIAAGEIEKLFEAAEEDGLQLYGVSGYRSYETQKALYSFNVRTKGEAHAARYSALPGTSEHQTGLALDVSSASVDYKLVPAFADTDEGRWLVRHAHLYGFVIRYPSDKEDVTGYAYEPWHLRYVGRPAALSAHTYDLTLEEMAAGAVPVLSQ; from the coding sequence ATGTTTCCTCGCCGTCGCCGCCTTCATCGACTGCTCGTCCTTGCGATCGCGCCGCTCTTCCTGTTCGTCCTGTATCGCGCCGCGGAAGACTCGCTGATCCGTCTCTCGCCCGGTCCGGTGCCGCCGGCCCCGCCACAGGCGGAGCAACTTTCCGCGATTCCGGCCGACGCCGGCGCCGAACGTCTGCCGTACGCCGACGAACGGACCGCCGGCGAGCTCGCCGTCGTCGTCAATAAGGAGCATCCGCTCCCGGCGGGCTACATCCCGTCCGATCTCGTCGCGCCCGACATTCCGTTCGTCTTCGAGGGCGAACACGAGAAGCGTCTCCTCCGCGAAATCGCCGCGGGGGAAATCGAGAAGCTGTTCGAAGCGGCCGAGGAAGACGGGCTGCAGCTGTACGGCGTGTCCGGTTACCGTTCGTACGAGACGCAGAAAGCGCTCTACTCCTTTAATGTACGCACGAAGGGCGAAGCTCATGCCGCGCGGTACAGCGCCTTGCCCGGCACGAGCGAGCATCAGACCGGCCTCGCGCTCGACGTCTCCTCGGCGAGCGTCGATTATAAGCTCGTCCCCGCGTTCGCCGACACGGACGAAGGCCGCTGGCTCGTTCGTCATGCCCATCTATACGGCTTCGTCATCCGGTATCCGAGCGATAAAGAGGACGTCACGGGTTATGCGTACGAGCCGTGGCATCTGCGGTACGTCGGCCGCCCCGCCGCCTTGTCCGCGCATACGTACGACCTGACGCTCGAGGAGATGGCCGCCGGCGCCGTGCCCGTCCTGTCGCAGTGA